The nucleotide window ACTAGAAGATGAATCATTTAAAGCTTTAGATAAAGAGTTAAGATTTTTATCAAATAAAGATGTGATTTATGGTGCAAATGTTGATGAAGATTCATTAGCTGATGGTGGGAATAAATTTGTTGATATGGTAAGAGAACATGCATCAAATGTAAATGCTGATGTTATTATGCTTTGTGCAAAAATTGAAGAAGAATTAGTTGGTCTTTCAGATGAAGAAGCAACAGAATTTTTATCTGATTTAGGTGTTCAAGAATCAGGATTAGAGCAAATTATTCATAAAGCATTTGATAAATTAGGTTTAATGAGTTATTTTACAGCTGGAAAAGTGGAAGTTAGAGCATGGACTATTAGAAAAAATACAAAAGCACCTCAAGCAGCAGCAGTAATTCATAATGATTTTGAAAAAGGTTTTATTAAAGCAGAAGTAATCTCTTATGCAGATTTTGTAGCTTTAGGTGGCGAATCAAAATGTAAAGAATCAGGTAAGTTAAGACTTGAAGGTAAAGATTATGTTGTTCAAGATGGTGATATAATGCATTTTAGATTTAATGTTTAAAATAAATTTATACGTAATTGATAATTTTTTAGTTAGAATGAACATTATAATTGAATTAGGAGTTTAAATTTGTTGTCTAATAATATCCTAGAAAAGATAGAATCTCTTCCTCCCTTGCCAAAAACAATAATAGAGATTGAAGAGTTTAGAAAAAAACCAAATAAAGAAGCCATTGATTTACTAAAAATAATTGAAAAAGATGCCTTAATAATATCAACATTGTTAAAAATCTCGAATTCTGCAATGTTTGGTTTTAGGTCAAAAGTTGAAACACCAAGTCGAGCTATTAATCTACTTGGAATCAATTTTACTATTTCTATTGCTATTGGTGGAACAGTACAAAATCTTTTAATGACAAATTTAGAACCATATGCTATTAATAGCGATGATTTTATGAGAGCTTCAAATATTTCTTCAACTTTAGCCAATATATGGCTTTCAAAAATTGATGCAGAATTAAAAGAAGATATTATTTTACCTGCGCTTTTACAAGAAACAGGAAAATTTATTTTAGCTGATATTATATCTAGTGAAGGAAAAGCAGATTTATTTAAATCAAAAATATCAGCTGGTGCATCTATTGAATCAGTAGAAAAAGAGTTATTAGATGTAACTACTTCACAAGTTACTGCTCAAATATTTAGATATTGGAAATTAAGTGAAAATCTTATAAATATGATTGAAAATGTAGATGATGTTTCAAAAGCTACACCTGAATATAAGAAAAAAACTCAGATTTTAGATGTTATTAAAACAGCAGCATATATAAAAGAACCATTAAGTGATGAAAATGTAGAAAGAGCTATAAAAAAAGCAACTTTATATGGATTTGATATAAAAAATCTAAAAAATGCAATAGAAACTCTACAAGATAGATTACTTGACGAATAGAATTTTTGTCAAGTAAATTATAAACCTAAAAGAATTATATTCCATAAGTATTCAACTTCTTCATCAGTTAGGTTTATAGTTTTTTTCTTTTCAAAGAGTTCTGAAATTTTATTTAACTTAAAAATTTTTCCTCTTGTACATTCAGTATGAAGGGGTAAAAATCCTCTAACTAACGATACATCTTCATAAATTTTTGTTTCGCACAATAAACATTCAAAGTCAGAATGAAGTCTTCCTTCAAATTCAAGTAAAGAGATATATGATTCACAAATTGCTCTTAAAACATTTTGTTTAGACATAATATGAACTAAGTTTTCTAAGGAGTAAAAATAAAAAGAATCTAACTCTTCAAGTTCTTTTAAATGTGGATAAAATAGTTTAATATATCGTTGCCAACAATACATTTTTTCATTATCAAGTATCCAAGGGAAACCAAGTTGAATTACATCTTTTAATCTTGGAATATTAGCCCTTGTATTTTCTAGTTCAAAATCAATTTTATAGCCTATATTTATATTTGAATGTCTAGCTCCATAAAATCTATAAGTTGTAAGAAGTTCATTTTCAGTTATTATAGTTACAATTAAATCATCATCTTTAACAGGTTTTATATCTATAATGTAACCTTGCATAAAAGTTATTAGTCCTCTAAATCTTCTTTTCTCATTTCATTTATTTCATCAATGATTTCTTTACACTCTTCATCATCAATGTCTCCATGAGTTAAATCAACTAACATTTCTTCAAAATCTTTTTTCATTTCTTGTATTTGTTTTAATTCTTCTTTTATATTATCATCATCTTTTTTTGCTGCAATAATTTCAAATAATTCATCAATATAATCTTCAATCTCAATAAGAACTTCATTTTTTATTAAATTCTCTAACTCTTCTTGAATAGTCATTTTTACACCTTTTTTAAAAATTTGGAAATTATAACAAAAAAGAACTACTCTTTTGCTTCAATATAATCATATAATTGTTGTGTTAAAATATAATAAATAATAACGTAAGGAAAGTAAATGGCAGAGTTTAAAGGTGTTTCTATTGCAAAAGCAGCAAATATTCTTTTTGAAGGTAATATTACAAGTAGATCTATCACATTTGAAGATGGTTCTAGAAAAACTTTAGGAATAATGCTTCCAGGTGAATATGAGTTGAACACAGTTCATAAAGAAATTATGGATATTCAAAGAGGTGTTTTAGAAGTTTTATTACCAGCTCAAGAATGGGTAAAATATGAAGGACCAGCATCATTTGAAATACAAGCTAATTCAAAATTCAAATTAAGAGTTCATTCTTTAGTTGATTATTGTTGTTCTTTTATAAAAAATCATTAATTGTTATTTGTTTCTTACAAACAATGCGATAGAATCGCATTGTAATGTAAGTTAAAATAACATTTCTTTTTTTATTTCTTCAAATTTTAAAACTTTTTTCCCAAAATGATCTTCCATAAATTTTTTTGCTTGATTCTCATTTTTAAACGGAATTAACTCTTCTCCCATTGGACCATAAACATTTGAACCTATTACAAAGTAAGCATTTTTTGCATTTGTAATTTCTAAAGTATAATAATCAGTTACATTTATATCTTTTAATTCATCTTTATTGTGAGTATGACCATATTTTGAAGGTTCAAAATAGAACTTCATCATATCTTTTACTCCATCAAAATAATGAGAGTGACCATCTTTTGTAGTAATTTGGGCAGCCCATTTTGGATATTTTGATACAAACATACCACAAACTGGGCATTTTGCATCTTTTGGTGTATCAATCATTTTAGATTTTTCACTTGCTAAAAGAGGATTACTTAAATAAACAGAAACAGCTTGAAGCATTTGTTTATCTAAATTTTTACAAACTTTATTATCAATTAGATATTGTTTAGCTTCTCCAATCGAATTAAAGTCTTTTATTTTATTGATGTCACACATTGATTCAAAAATTTTTTTTCCTTTTTTAGCAATAGGAACTCTTTTTTCATCTAAGATTTTATTATCATTTGGTAAATCTTCTAAAGCTATTTTCATCGTTTCATCAAAATTATGAATTTCACCACCAAACTCTTTTTGAAATTTTAAAGCATCATCTTTTGATATAAATGCATATTTACTCACTGGACTCATTGTCCCTTCTTTTGAGCTACCAATAACATAAAATGCTTTTGTTGCATCAATTAATTTTAAAGAATTTGTATCTACCACTTGGATATTTTTTATTTTATCTTTGTAATCTCTATAGATTTCTGCTTGACAATGAATAGAACAATATTGCTCTTTATGACCATTTTTAAATTCTGTTACATGATTTGTTTTATAGTATTTTGATAAATGCATACCACAAACATTACAAAACTCTTTTGATGAATCACTTTTAACTAAAGTTGCATCTTTGGGTTCAACTGTTTGAAACATTTCATTTGCATTTAAGTTTGTAAAGATTAATGCAAATAAAAACATAAGTAAACTTAGACTCTTTTTCATAATTTTTCCTTATAATAAATATATGAAATTATAGTTAATAGTAGTTAATTTTTTGTTAAATCAATAAACATTAAAGTTAAAAAAATCTTAATTTATTTGCACCAAAGTACAATATACATAGTTTAAAAAAAATTATATACTAGGATAAATAATTTGTAAGGAGTATATTATGGCTGGAGAAATTGGAAAAATCATATCTTTAAATGGATCTTTTTTTATAAAACATCCAAATGGAAGTGTAAGTACTGCAAAAGTAAATGATATCTTAAATGATGGCGATATTATAATTGGTAGTTCTTCAAATACTAATTCAAATATGCTTAAAGTTTTACTTTCTGATAATTCTGGTGATATACAAGTTGTTGGAAATAATGAACAACTTTTTGATGTAACTTTATTATCAGGTGAATTACCTGAAGATACTGTAGTTCAAAATAATGAAGTTAGTGATTTATTGGAGCAATCAACAAAAAATATTCAAGAAAATCCTGCACAAACTGATGAGCAAGCAACCCTTACTTTAGATCAAATTGAGAAATTAGATGCAGCAGCAGCTGGAGAAGATCAGACAACTACTGATCCTGTAGGAATTATCCCTCTAAGATTGGAAGATAGAACAGCTGGTGAAACAAATATTACAACAGATTTAAGAGATGCTGTATCTACTACAACTATAGTAGATGATACAGTTGCTACAAATAATACAATTTTAGTAGATGCAACATTAACGTTAACAGATACAACTATTCTTGAAGGAAATGAAAATGCAACAGTATCTGCTAGTTTAGATCAAACACCAAGAACTACTTTAATAGTAACATTATCAAATGGTGCAACAATTACATTTGGAACAGATTATGTCCCTGGAACATTAGTAGAATCAACTTCATTTCCAATTCAAGGTGATGATGTATACATTGATGCTGAAGCATATACTGTGAGTGGAACATCTTATGTTGGAGGTGGATTTAATAGTATTGTAGGATATCCATCAACAGTAACTATTAGTGATACAAATGATACAGTAACAGCAACATTAACATCTTCTTTAGCAACAGGAAGTAATGAAGATGCAGGATCAATCACATATACAATAACGTTAACAAATGTAGATGGATTACCAGTAGCTCCAACAGCAGTAGCAGGAGAGACATTTAGCTTTACATTAAATGATGGAACAGAAGTAAGTGTAGTAGTACCACAAAATGGAACAACAGGATCAACTACGTTAAACTGGTCAGCAAGTGCTTCAGACTTTACAGCATTAGCAGATGCAGATGTATTTAGTGATACAACAACAGTTAGCTTGAATGGAATAATAACATCAACAAATAATAGTGGATATGAAAACTTAGTAACAGCAGGAACAAGTAGTCATACAGTAGTAGATACAAATGATACAGTAACAGCAACATTAACATCTTCTTTAGCAACAGGAAGTAATGAAGATGCAGGATCAATCACATATACAATAACGTTAACAAATGCAGATGGATTACCAGTAGCTCCAACAGCAGTAGCAGGAGAGACATTTAGCTTTACATTAAATGATGGAACAGAAGTAAGTGTAGTAGTACCACAAAATGGAACAACAGGATCAACTACGTTAAACTGGTCAGCAAGTGCTTCAGACTTTATATCATTAGCAGATGCAGATGTATTTAGTGATACAACAACAGTTAGCTTGAATGGAACAATAACATCAACAAATAATAGTGGATATGAAAACTTAGTAACAGCAGGAACAAGTAGTCATACAGTAGTAGATAGTGAGGATACAGTAACAGTAACATTAACATCTTCTTTAGCAACAGGAAGTAATGAAGATGCAGGATCAATCACATATACAATAACGTTAACAAATGCAGATGGATTACCAGTAGCTCCAACAGCAGTAGCAGGAGAGACATTTAGTTTTACATTAAATGATGGAACAGAAGTAAGTGTAGTAGTACCACAAAATGGAACAACAGGATCAACTACGTTAAACTGGTCAGCAAGTGCTTCAGACTTTATATCATTAGCAGATGCAGATGTATTTAGTGATACAACAACAGTTAGCTTGAATGGAACAATAACATCAACAAATAATAGTGGATATGAAAACTTAGTAACAGCAGGAACAAGTAGTCATACAGTAGTAGATAGTGAGGATACAACAATATTAAAAGTAAATGAATCATTAAACAGTGATGGTTCTTATACATATACAGCTGTAGTTTCAAATGCTCCTGATACAGGAAATAATTTAGTTATAACTTTAGATAATGGTAAAACAATAATTTTGGATAGTTCTGTTATTACAGCAAGTGTAAATAGTGATACTCAGGCTTTATCAGTAACTTCAGTAACAGGTGGAAATTATGAAGATTTAAAAGTTGTCTATGGATTCGGTCAAGATATAATCATGAAAATTGCTGCAAATAATTCATTAGATGATGTTGATACAAATACTTCATATTTTGATTCAGATACTATAAATACTGAAATTGCACTTTCTTCTATAAAATTAACGCCACAAGTGGATGTAAATGGATATGCAATAAATATTAATGGAGATAGAATAACATCAACAGATAATATTGGTACATCACAAGAAACAACATATTATATAAAATATGATAATTCAAATCCAGATAATATAACTGCATATAGAGTTAGTTCATCAGGTACAGAATATACTTCCCAAGTTGTATTTACAATTTCTTCTGATACAACAAATGAAAACTATTCAATAACTTTAGGTACATATCCTTTAGATGGTGCAGCGTATACAATGCAAAATATTTTTGAATCATCATCAACTTCATATAATGGAGGAAATGAATTAAGTTTATTATTTAATGTTAATGATTTGTATGTTTTAGCATCTGCTACAAGTGATACAGGTGTTGCTGGAAGTGGAAATAATGCGTATCAAGTAAATTATTCTACAGGTAATGGATTAGGTGTTGATGATGCTGGAACAATAGGTACAGATGAAAAATTATATTTAAATTTTACGAATAGTACAATGAGTAGTAATCTATTATTGGGTGGAAATGGTAATGATACAGATGGTAATGATAATACAATAACAGATTCTGTAGATAATAGAACTTATGCTCAAAATAATGAACAATATTTGACAAATGCTATTTTTTCATTACAAAAATGGCAAAGTGGAGATCAAGCTATATGGCAAGCATTTAATGGTACAGTATTAATTGCAGAAGGAACAAAAGATTATGTAGCAAATGATTCAACATTGGCTGTTTCATCAGAAGTTTCTAATATAAATATCACAACAAGTGGAATTACTTGGAGTATGTATGACAATGTATTAACTAATGATAGTGGCAGTGCACAAACAGCTGATGTAAGTTATACGATTAATGAAGGAACGACCATTAAGTACGACTATTACATTAGATGCAGGTGAAAGTTTTAATTTTAATGCATTTAATGAAATTCAGTTTACAGCTGGATCTGGGGATTATAGTTTATCTTCCATGAGTGCATCAAATACTGAAAGTATTCCTCCTGAAAATCAAGTAATAAATGTAGGTATAGACACATATATTAATGGTACAGAACATTCTAGTGGTGTAATGCAAATTACATTTGATGGAGATGGAGCAATAGTTGGTACATCTGAAAGTGAAGTTATTGATTATACAGATGTAACATCAATTGATGGAGGAGATGGAATAGATACTCTTGTTCTAAGCGGTAATGAATCAATTGATTTTTCTTCAATCCCAGATAATTCAATTGTAAGTATAGAACACATTGATCTAACAGCAGATGGAGCACAATCAGTTAGTAAATTGACATTATCAGATGTAGTAGATTTAGTTCCTAATATATCAGGTATTACAGATACAGCTACAAATATTTCATCAAGTGACCACTTATTAAAAATTACAGGAGATGGAGAAGATAGTGTAAGTTTATTGAATACAACAGACAGTTGGACAAAAGCATCTTCTACATATACAGATGTAGATAGTATAGTATATGATGTATTTTCAAATAATGAAGATTCAAGTTATAAAGTTTTGATTCAACAAAACGTTCAAGATACAATTACAAATTCATAAAAATAAGAAAAGTAGATTTTCTACTTTCTTATAAAGAAAAAAAGGTAAAAGATAGAAATCTCTTACCTTTTTAATAAAAACATTATTCTAATTACTCAGTAACTTCAACAGTTACAGGTGTACCTTCCCAGATACCATGTTTTGTACAGTAACCGTGAGCAACTAAATTTAATTTTGAACCAGTTGGGATGATTGTAAATGTAGTTGTATTATGTGCTTTTACATTTCCTAATGTTCCTGGTACATAAGTAGCTTTTGCTAATAATGTTTCACCATTAAATAAAGAAACAGATTCGATGTAGTGATCAAAATCATCTGGATGAGTGTATTCGTTACCCATTTTAACAGTAACTTCAAATGGTTCACCTTTTTTTGCAGTTGAAGCACAGTGAATAAATGGACTGTGTCTATCAATTAAATCTTTTTTTGCTTCTCTTTCAACAGTATCAATATCAACATATTTGTTAATTTTTGGCATAGTATCTCCTAATAAAATTATTTTAAAAAGGGCATTATACTATAAATTTTATAAAATAAAGAGGATAGAATTTATCCTCTTTGTTAAATTTGATAAAAATTTATTTTTATCAAGTATATTTTACACATCTTTGATATAATTGCGTATGAATAAAGAAGAGTATTTTATAAATCAATTTTCAAATAAAAAAATTATTGGTGATGATGGTGCTTTTATTGATGGATTTGTTTATTCAATGGATGCTTTTTTTGAAAATGTACATTTCAAAAAAGAATGGATGAATTTAAAACAAATTGCTTATAAATCAATGATTGTAAATATTTCAGATGCCATAGTAATGAATGCAAAACCAATTTATGCACTTTTGAGTGTAGCTATTCCTAAAACATATTCTGAAAAAGATTTAATAGATTTATCAAAAGGTTTTAAAAAAGCTGCAAAAGAGTTTGGAATAGAGATAATTGGCGGAGATACAATATCAAATGAAAAACTTGATATAAGTGTGACTATTATTTCTAAAACATCAAATCCTATTTATAGAAATGGAGTTAAAAAAGGCGATTTACTCTGTTATACGGGAACTTTGGGATTATCAAAAGCTGATTTAGAAAAACTTTTAAAAAATAAAGAGATTTCTAAAAAATCAAAATTTATTAAACCTGTTTTAAATCCAGATTTTTTTTATGAAATTTCTCCTTATATAACTGCTTCAATGGATATTTCAGATGGATTATTTTTTGAATTAGAAAGATTATCAAAAGCTAGTAATGTAGGGTTTGAGTTTTTTTATAATATTGATGAAGAGATAGGAACTTCTGGAGAAGAGTATGAAATACTTTTTTCATTTAATGAAAAAAATTTAGAAAAAATAAAAAAAATAGCTCTAAAACATAAAATAAAATTAAATATATTTGCAAAAGCTATTAAAGGCAAATATAGAACAGATTGTAAAAATCACCATTTTTAAAAGATAATAAGGAAAAATATATTGGAACAATTACAAAGATATTTAAATCACTCAAAAATAGATGTTGTATTTAAACAAAATAAAGATGATTTTGTGGTTACTGAAATACCACTTTATGAATTTTCAGGTGAGGGCGAGCATTTAGTTTTAAAGATTAGAAAAAAAGATTTAGCAACTTGGGATGCTATAGAAATTTTAGCTAATTATTTAGGTTGTAGCACGAGAGAGTTTGGATATGCAGGGCTTAAAGATAAAAATGCGATGACAATTCAATCTATTTCAATTCATAGAAAATTTGAAGAAGCTTTAAAATCTTTTGAACATGAAAACATAAAAATACTTGAAACAACTTATCATAATAATAAAATAAAAGTAGGGCATTTAAAAGGTAATAAATTTTTTATTAGATTAAAAAGAGTTGGTCTTGTTGAAAAAAGAAAAATAGAAGAAGCTTTAGCTCAAATAGCAACTTATGGAATTCCAAACTATTTTGGTTTTCAAAGATTTGGAGTAGAAGGTGACAATTATAAAAAAGGTAAAGATATAATTGATGGAAAATTAAAAGAAAAAAGAAGAAACTTGAAACAAATGTATATCAATGCTTATCAAAGTTATCTTTTTAATAATTGGCTTTCAAAAAGAATTGAAATATCAAAACT belongs to Arcobacter defluvii and includes:
- a CDS encoding thiamine-phosphate kinase; the encoded protein is MNKEEYFINQFSNKKIIGDDGAFIDGFVYSMDAFFENVHFKKEWMNLKQIAYKSMIVNISDAIVMNAKPIYALLSVAIPKTYSEKDLIDLSKGFKKAAKEFGIEIIGGDTISNEKLDISVTIISKTSNPIYRNGVKKGDLLCYTGTLGLSKADLEKLLKNKEISKKSKFIKPVLNPDFFYEISPYITASMDISDGLFFELERLSKASNVGFEFFYNIDEEIGTSGEEYEILFSFNEKNLEKIKKIALKHKIKLNIFAKAIKGKYRTDCKNHHF
- the ychF gene encoding redox-regulated ATPase YchF is translated as MGLGVGIVGLPNVGKSTTFNALTKAQNAEAQNYPFCTIEPNKAIVPVPDKRLDELAKIVNPNKIQHSTIDFVDIAGLVRGASKGEGLGNQFLSNIREVEVILHMVRCFEDGNITHVEGDVNPLRDIEIIETELIYADISQLEKKIDRLKKQAKASKEAASQLVIAEELYAHIGELQPVKTFEKLEDESFKALDKELRFLSNKDVIYGANVDEDSLADGGNKFVDMVREHASNVNADVIMLCAKIEEELVGLSDEEATEFLSDLGVQESGLEQIIHKAFDKLGLMSYFTAGKVEVRAWTIRKNTKAPQAAAVIHNDFEKGFIKAEVISYADFVALGGESKCKESGKLRLEGKDYVVQDGDIMHFRFNV
- the truD gene encoding tRNA pseudouridine(13) synthase TruD, whose protein sequence is MEQLQRYLNHSKIDVVFKQNKDDFVVTEIPLYEFSGEGEHLVLKIRKKDLATWDAIEILANYLGCSTREFGYAGLKDKNAMTIQSISIHRKFEEALKSFEHENIKILETTYHNNKIKVGHLKGNKFFIRLKRVGLVEKRKIEEALAQIATYGIPNYFGFQRFGVEGDNYKKGKDIIDGKLKEKRRNLKQMYINAYQSYLFNNWLSKRIEISKLIDAFEPKEIYQKLNLPVEIVKRMKKQKHPFKLITGDLLSHYPFGKIFTIEDLETESDKFYERDRVPTGLLSGNRVKTSIDLAYEIEKEFEEKTGEDGARRFAWIFPEEIGSNYKEDKNWMELQFYLPKGSYATEVIAEIIH
- a CDS encoding class II SORL domain-containing protein, which codes for MPKINKYVDIDTVEREAKKDLIDRHSPFIHCASTAKKGEPFEVTVKMGNEYTHPDDFDHYIESVSLFNGETLLAKATYVPGTLGNVKAHNTTTFTIIPTGSKLNLVAHGYCTKHGIWEGTPVTVEVTE
- a CDS encoding HDOD domain-containing protein, yielding MSNNILEKIESLPPLPKTIIEIEEFRKKPNKEAIDLLKIIEKDALIISTLLKISNSAMFGFRSKVETPSRAINLLGINFTISIAIGGTVQNLLMTNLEPYAINSDDFMRASNISSTLANIWLSKIDAELKEDIILPALLQETGKFILADIISSEGKADLFKSKISAGASIESVEKELLDVTTSQVTAQIFRYWKLSENLINMIENVDDVSKATPEYKKKTQILDVIKTAAYIKEPLSDENVERAIKKATLYGFDIKNLKNAIETLQDRLLDE
- a CDS encoding pyrimidine/purine nucleoside phosphorylase, whose product is MAEFKGVSIAKAANILFEGNITSRSITFEDGSRKTLGIMLPGEYELNTVHKEIMDIQRGVLEVLLPAQEWVKYEGPASFEIQANSKFKLRVHSLVDYCCSFIKNH
- a CDS encoding beta strand repeat-containing protein gives rise to the protein MAGEIGKIISLNGSFFIKHPNGSVSTAKVNDILNDGDIIIGSSSNTNSNMLKVLLSDNSGDIQVVGNNEQLFDVTLLSGELPEDTVVQNNEVSDLLEQSTKNIQENPAQTDEQATLTLDQIEKLDAAAAGEDQTTTDPVGIIPLRLEDRTAGETNITTDLRDAVSTTTIVDDTVATNNTILVDATLTLTDTTILEGNENATVSASLDQTPRTTLIVTLSNGATITFGTDYVPGTLVESTSFPIQGDDVYIDAEAYTVSGTSYVGGGFNSIVGYPSTVTISDTNDTVTATLTSSLATGSNEDAGSITYTITLTNVDGLPVAPTAVAGETFSFTLNDGTEVSVVVPQNGTTGSTTLNWSASASDFTALADADVFSDTTTVSLNGIITSTNNSGYENLVTAGTSSHTVVDTNDTVTATLTSSLATGSNEDAGSITYTITLTNADGLPVAPTAVAGETFSFTLNDGTEVSVVVPQNGTTGSTTLNWSASASDFISLADADVFSDTTTVSLNGTITSTNNSGYENLVTAGTSSHTVVDSEDTVTVTLTSSLATGSNEDAGSITYTITLTNADGLPVAPTAVAGETFSFTLNDGTEVSVVVPQNGTTGSTTLNWSASASDFISLADADVFSDTTTVSLNGTITSTNNSGYENLVTAGTSSHTVVDSEDTTILKVNESLNSDGSYTYTAVVSNAPDTGNNLVITLDNGKTIILDSSVITASVNSDTQALSVTSVTGGNYEDLKVVYGFGQDIIMKIAANNSLDDVDTNTSYFDSDTINTEIALSSIKLTPQVDVNGYAININGDRITSTDNIGTSQETTYYIKYDNSNPDNITAYRVSSSGTEYTSQVVFTISSDTTNENYSITLGTYPLDGAAYTMQNIFESSSTSYNGGNELSLLFNVNDLYVLASATSDTGVAGSGNNAYQVNYSTGNGLGVDDAGTIGTDEKLYLNFTNSTMSSNLLLGGNGNDTDGNDNTITDSVDNRTYAQNNEQYLTNAIFSLQKWQSGDQAIWQAFNGTVLIAEGTKDYVANDSTLAVSSEVSNINITTSGITWSMYDNVLTNDSGSAQTADVSYTINEGTTIKYDYYIRCR
- a CDS encoding nitrous oxide reductase accessory protein NosL, with amino-acid sequence MKKSLSLLMFLFALIFTNLNANEMFQTVEPKDATLVKSDSSKEFCNVCGMHLSKYYKTNHVTEFKNGHKEQYCSIHCQAEIYRDYKDKIKNIQVVDTNSLKLIDATKAFYVIGSSKEGTMSPVSKYAFISKDDALKFQKEFGGEIHNFDETMKIALEDLPNDNKILDEKRVPIAKKGKKIFESMCDINKIKDFNSIGEAKQYLIDNKVCKNLDKQMLQAVSVYLSNPLLASEKSKMIDTPKDAKCPVCGMFVSKYPKWAAQITTKDGHSHYFDGVKDMMKFYFEPSKYGHTHNKDELKDINVTDYYTLEITNAKNAYFVIGSNVYGPMGEELIPFKNENQAKKFMEDHFGKKVLKFEEIKKEMLF
- the recO gene encoding recombination protein RecO is translated as MQGYIIDIKPVKDDDLIVTIITENELLTTYRFYGARHSNINIGYKIDFELENTRANIPRLKDVIQLGFPWILDNEKMYCWQRYIKLFYPHLKELEELDSFYFYSLENLVHIMSKQNVLRAICESYISLLEFEGRLHSDFECLLCETKIYEDVSLVRGFLPLHTECTRGKIFKLNKISELFEKKKTINLTDEEVEYLWNIILLGL